The DNA region TGGCCTGGCTGCTGCAACTGGGTCAACTGGGAGGCTTCCATTTCAACGATCGCAAGTATGCCGATGACGACCTGACGCTGGGGTCGATCGATCCCTATCAGCTGTTCCGCATCTTTCATGAGATTGCGAGTGCGACCCCTGAAGAACGGAAGGACATCGCCTTCATGATCGACCAGAGCCATAACCTAAAGGGCAAGATGGAGGCGATGGTGCAGTCGGTGGTGACAGCGCAGGAGCTTTACGCGAAGGCTTCGCTGATCGACCAGGAGAAACTGGCGGAGTTGCAGGATGCGTGCCGTTTGATAGAAGCCGAGGAGTGCTTCCGCACGGCGTTCTGGCAAGATGTGCGTCCTGTGGTCCGCGAGTGGCGTGCGGCGCGCGCATTGCCGGTCGATCCGCTGAAGGCCTTGGCCGACAGCGGATATGTGGAGAAGGTGACGCGCGAACGTGGCAGCAGGAATACCAGCAGCGTTTCTAGCTATGCCTGACCCCAGCGGATTGCGTTCTTTGCAGAACAGGTTAAGCAAGTAGCAGCGGCAGCAGGAGGACCTTTGGGGTCGATTGCTGCCGTTCATCTTTCTGTTATTAGGAGTTGCAACATCGGTGAACAAGACGTTGTCCGTACGGGGCGAAGACTCGCAATTGTGTTGGTAGATGGCTTTCTTACTCGCAATTCAGAAGTGAATTTTCATTTCATTAACGAAACGCAGCCGCTTTGTCAGATAATGGAGCGGCTGAGTGGACGCTCCTCAGCGGGAGACCATGCCGGTGCGCAAAACGACGAAGAGACTTTATTTGATTCCTGTGCTGTCGAAGGCACTGGATATTCTTGAACTTCTGCAGGAAGAGAACCAGCCGATGACGCTTGAGGCGATTCACCGCAAGACACGCATCTCGAAGACTACGGTTTACCGGATACTGAAGACGTTTGTGCATCGCGGCTATCTTTCGCAGTCGAATGATGGGCTGTATCGGCAGGTGACCCGTCCTAAAAAGATGCGTTTCGGGTTTGCCGGGCAGAGTGCGGACATGCCCTTTTCCAACGAGGTGACTGAGAGCCTGAAAACTGCGGCGGCTTCAGTAGGAGTGGATCTGATGATTCTGGATAATCGCTACGATGCGGCGACGGCGCTTAAAAATGCGGAAGAATTTGTTCGCAGCAAGGTCGACCTAGTCATCGAGTTTCAAGTGGAGCAGGAGGTCGCGCCAATGATCGGGGACAAAATTGCGGGAGCAAACATTCCTTTGATTGCCATCGATATTCCGCATCCTCACGCGACCTATTTTGGGGTGGACAACTATCGCGTTGGCATTGAGGCGGGAGAGACACTGGCGGCCCATGCGGTAGCGAAC from Edaphobacter paludis includes:
- a CDS encoding substrate-binding domain-containing protein, which gives rise to MDAPQRETMPVRKTTKRLYLIPVLSKALDILELLQEENQPMTLEAIHRKTRISKTTVYRILKTFVHRGYLSQSNDGLYRQVTRPKKMRFGFAGQSADMPFSNEVTESLKTAAASVGVDLMILDNRYDAATALKNAEEFVRSKVDLVIEFQVEQEVAPMIGDKIAGANIPLIAIDIPHPHATYFGVDNYRVGIEAGETLAAHAVANWDGKVDWVLGLDLAEAGPLVQSRITGAFEGVRNGIADLPVELFVRMDGRGMRERSKKLVTDFLQRHPKDKHILVAAATDSSALGAVDAVRELKREKHVVVVGQDCIADAMAEMRKDKSPLIGSVSHEASSYGPSLIHLGLQLLRGQTVAPYNYVAHKMVTQKMLE